In Wolbachia endosymbiont (group A) of Pogonocherus hispidulus, the genomic stretch TTCCAATCCGCAACGACTAAACCAAAAATTCAAGAATTTTGCAGGAAGCCGTCTCATGAAAAAATTCCCTACCCCATGAGGAAAGTTATTAGTTGCATCCTTAAGTGAGCTATAAGAATTACTGTGAATTAGTGTTAAATGAATGCCCTGATCTTCAAGTCTTTTTAAAACTTCTGCTGCAACTCCTCCTCCAAGAGAATTAGTGTCTAAAATTATATTATCTGGATGTATACCATCCATAAGCAACATATTTACCATTGCCATTCCTGCTTGAACTAACTTTTCACCGTTTGTTAGAAACTTATATAGTGCTAAAACCTTTCCTCTTTTCAAAAAGAATTCAATAATCTCTTCTATATCTTTGTTTTTTTCTGACTCCTGATCATGAGCTTCTGCACTTGTTTCTGATTTTTCGCCTATAAGTTCATTTTTAAAGCATTTTATCCACTCAGGACTGAATTCATTTTCCAAAAAGCTTTTCATTTTATGCATGACAAACCTTTCCTTAACAAAATTAAAAAATACCCATAAGCAAAGTACGACAAAACATATGGTAGCCAAAATTGATAGCACTACCGACGTAAAAGCTAACCCTGTAATTACCTTTTTTGATTTTTGATTCTGGTATGCCAAGTATAACGATACAATAGAAGCAGTGGACAATATAGCAAAACATAACCATAGCGATACTATTCTCCTATTGAATTTTTTTTCTTCAGCTTTTAATTCTTCTCGGAAGAATTTTGGATTAACAATTCTAGAGAAATAGGGATAGTCAAAATAATGCTTAACTAACTTACTTTCTTGCCCGTCAGGTGCATTTTTACCGAGTGCATTAACCTTAATACACCCAAGTACTCCAAAAAAGTTTATCACGTGTTTTGCATTTTCTTCTGGCTTGATATTACCATTGGTGTAATAAATAACTTTCATTTTATTGTTAATAAATATTAAGCTATTTTAACATAAAGATCAAAAAAAAACAAGAGAATATAAATATGAATAACCAGTATGATGAAAAGCTTATAAGAAATTTCCTATGATTCCTTTTAAGCGAGTTTTGAATTTTTGAAATGTCATGACATTGTTGATACGTTTATCAAGAAACGATAAAGTATCCGCAAAATCTTCTGAATAATCATTGATAAAAAAAAGTATCGTACTTAAGTACACTCCAGCTAATATTGCTCTTTTTGTATAGTAGTTAAAATCTGTTGATTGGTCATGAATGCCATACCAAATCGCGCTAATAGTTCTGTATAAAAGTTTACTAGAAAAATATGTATTTTTTGGTGATACGGAGAATGATAAAACATTTTTTAAAAGTTCTCTATAATTCGGTAGCTTAGCGTAGTTTGAAAGGCGTATTTGAATAGCTAACTTTACTCGCTCTCGCACTTTCATATCTTCTAAATTGGAATTTCTTAGTTCAGCCTCCATTGAGCTATTTAAGTTTTCTGCTATGTGTTCCAAAGCGCTATATATTCCATTCTGAAATTTGCAAAAGCTATTAGCTAGATTAAGGTCAGTACACACCTTTAATAGGGTTTCATCGCTTATCCCTTCAAATGGAATAACCCTAATTAGCTTATCTATTATTAACTTTTGTTCCACAGTAGCATTATACTAAACAGCATGTGTGATTGTACCTGAGATTTTCAAACATTCTACAAAATGCTTCGCCGCGTTCTTCAAAATTTTTCCAT encodes the following:
- a CDS encoding COQ9 family protein, giving the protein MEQKLIIDKLIRVIPFEGISDETLLKVCTDLNLANSFCKFQNGIYSALEHIAENLNSSMEAELRNSNLEDMKVRERVKLAIQIRLSNYAKLPNYRELLKNVLSFSVSPKNTYFSSKLLYRTISAIWYGIHDQSTDFNYYTKRAILAGVYLSTILFFINDYSEDFADTLSFLDKRINNVMTFQKFKTRLKGIIGNFL